A region of Streptomyces sp. TG1A-60 DNA encodes the following proteins:
- a CDS encoding histidine triad nucleotide-binding protein, producing the protein MAGEPQDDCLFCKIVAGHVPATIVRETETTVAFRDINPQAPTHVLVIPKAHYKDAATLAAEAPALAADVLRETRAVADEDKLDSYRVVFNTGTGAGQTVFHVHAHVVGGRGLHWPPG; encoded by the coding sequence ATGGCAGGGGAGCCGCAGGACGACTGTCTGTTCTGCAAGATCGTGGCGGGGCACGTACCCGCGACGATCGTGCGGGAGACAGAGACGACCGTCGCGTTCAGGGACATCAACCCCCAGGCACCGACCCACGTCCTCGTGATCCCGAAGGCGCACTACAAGGACGCCGCGACCCTCGCCGCCGAGGCCCCGGCCCTCGCCGCGGACGTGCTCCGCGAGACACGGGCCGTCGCCGACGAGGACAAGCTGGACAGCTACCGCGTCGTCTTCAACACCGGCACCGGCGCCGGCCAGACCGTCTTCCATGTGCACGCACACGTCGTCGGCGGGCGCGGCCTTCACTGGCCCCCCGGGTGA
- a CDS encoding ribonuclease Z → MSVRELVVLGTASQVPTRHRNHNGYLLRWDGEGLLLDPGEGTQRQMLRAGVAAHDLNRICVTHFHGDHSLGLAGVIQRINLDRVPHDVTAHYPRSGQRFFDRLRYATAYRETVRIVEAPVDGDGGVLAGTPSYTLDARRLSHPVESYGYRLVEPDGRRMLPERLAERGIKGPDIGRIQREGAIGGVPLDDVSEVRRGQRFAFVMDTRLCDGVYALAEAADMLVIESTFLDEDIELAVDHGHLTAGQAASVARDCGVRHLVLTHFSQRYSDPEEFERQARAAGFEGELTVAHDLLRVALPKRR, encoded by the coding sequence GTGTCCGTACGTGAATTGGTGGTGCTCGGCACCGCCAGCCAGGTCCCGACCCGGCACCGCAACCACAACGGCTACCTCCTGCGCTGGGACGGGGAGGGCCTGCTCCTCGACCCCGGCGAGGGCACCCAACGGCAGATGCTGCGCGCCGGCGTGGCCGCGCACGACCTGAACCGCATATGTGTCACCCACTTCCACGGGGACCATTCGCTGGGCCTCGCCGGTGTCATCCAGCGGATCAACCTCGACCGTGTTCCGCACGACGTCACCGCCCACTACCCGCGCTCCGGGCAGCGGTTCTTCGACCGGCTGCGGTACGCCACCGCCTACCGGGAGACGGTCCGCATCGTCGAGGCGCCGGTCGACGGGGACGGCGGGGTGCTGGCCGGGACCCCCTCGTACACGCTCGACGCGCGCAGGCTCTCGCACCCCGTCGAGTCGTACGGGTACCGGCTCGTCGAGCCCGACGGGCGGCGGATGCTGCCCGAGCGGCTCGCCGAGCGCGGGATCAAGGGGCCGGACATCGGGCGGATCCAGCGGGAGGGCGCGATCGGCGGGGTCCCGCTCGACGACGTGAGCGAGGTGCGGCGCGGACAGCGGTTCGCGTTCGTCATGGATACGCGGTTGTGCGACGGGGTCTACGCCCTCGCCGAGGCGGCCGACATGCTCGTCATCGAGTCCACGTTCCTCGACGAGGACATCGAACTCGCCGTCGACCACGGACATCTGACGGCCGGGCAGGCCGCCTCGGTGGCCCGCGACTGCGGCGTACGGCATCTGGTGCTCACCCACTTCAGCCAGCGCTACTCGGATCCGGAGGAGTTCGAACGGCAGGCACGGGCCGCCGGGTTCGAGGGGGAGCTGACCGTGGCGCACGACCTGTTGAGGGTGGCGCTTCCGAAACGGCGGTAG
- a CDS encoding adenosine deaminase produces the protein MSLPKAELHLHIEGTLEPELAFALAARNGVELPYADTDALREAYEFEDLQSFLNLYYELMAVLRTGQDFADLADAYLARAAAQGVRHAEIFFDPQAHLVRGVGMGTVVEGLWRALGRSEETHGVSTQLILCFLRDESAASALDTLEAAKPYLDRIVGIGLDSAEVGHPPAKFREVYEAAAALGLRRVAHAGEEGPPEYITEALDILGVERVDHGLRCLEDPSLVERLVRERVPLTLCPLSNVRLRTVDTLADHPLPAMLDAGLLCTVNSDDPAYFGGYAGDNFDAVRRTLGLSEERLRELARNSFTASFLEHDEERRARYLAEVDAYEFG, from the coding sequence ATGTCTCTCCCCAAAGCTGAACTGCACCTGCATATCGAAGGAACCCTGGAGCCGGAGCTGGCCTTCGCGCTGGCCGCCCGGAACGGGGTGGAGCTGCCCTACGCGGACACGGACGCGCTGCGCGAGGCCTACGAGTTCGAGGACCTCCAGTCCTTCCTGAACCTGTACTACGAGCTGATGGCCGTCCTGCGCACCGGGCAGGACTTCGCGGACCTCGCGGACGCGTATCTGGCACGCGCCGCCGCCCAGGGCGTACGGCACGCGGAGATCTTCTTCGACCCGCAGGCCCACCTCGTGCGGGGCGTGGGGATGGGGACGGTCGTCGAGGGACTGTGGCGGGCGCTGGGCAGGAGCGAGGAGACACATGGAGTCTCCACCCAGCTGATCCTCTGCTTCCTGCGGGACGAGTCCGCCGCCTCCGCCCTCGACACCCTGGAGGCCGCGAAGCCGTATCTCGACCGGATCGTCGGGATCGGGCTGGACTCCGCCGAGGTCGGGCATCCGCCGGCCAAGTTCCGCGAGGTGTACGAGGCGGCTGCCGCGCTGGGGCTGCGGCGTGTGGCGCACGCGGGGGAGGAGGGGCCGCCGGAGTACATCACCGAGGCCCTCGACATCCTCGGTGTCGAGCGCGTCGACCACGGTCTCAGGTGCCTGGAGGACCCGTCCCTCGTCGAACGGCTGGTGCGCGAGCGGGTGCCGTTGACGCTGTGCCCGCTGTCCAACGTACGGCTGCGGACCGTCGACACCCTCGCCGACCATCCCCTGCCCGCCATGCTCGACGCGGGCCTGCTGTGCACGGTCAACTCCGACGACCCCGCCTACTTCGGCGGCTACGCCGGCGACAACTTCGACGCCGTACGGCGGACGCTCGGCCTGAGCGAGGAGCGGCTGCGCGAGCTGGCCCGCAACTCCTTCACCGCCTCCTTCCTGGAGCACGACGAGGAGCGGCGGGCCCGCTACCTCGCCGAGGTGGACGCGTACGAGTTCGGGTGA